In the Geobacter sp. FeAm09 genome, one interval contains:
- the argS gene encoding arginine--tRNA ligase → MRNRIAALVETALQTAAAAEELLSPTFPAVIIGTPDNPDHGDFSCNIAMQMAKGERKAPRQVAEVVLRHLGDGNGLLAKTEIAGPGFINLFVTPAAWQSALLEIEEQGAAFGRTAAGGGNKVQIEFVSANPTGPLHIGHGRGAAIGDTLCRIMGAAGWAVTREFYYNDAGQQIGNLALSVQARCLGIEPDDPRWPTDGYQGDYIKDVAKAYLDKETVEASDQHTKAAGDPHNLDAIRTFAVAYLRREQDLDLAAFDVAFDVYSLESGLYADGSVDEVVQRLIANKHAYEQDGALWLRTTDFGDDKDRVMRKSDGAYTYFIPDVAYHLGKWKRGFTRVINEQGADHHSTITRVRAGLQALDMGIPQGWPEYVLHQMVTVMRGGEEVKISKRAGSYVTLRDLIDEVGRDATRFFFLMRKVDAQLVFDIDLAKQQTNENPVYYVQYAHARICSIFENAAEKGFTAPRNPAPEALALLTTPEELQLIKLLCALPDTVDDCAVHFEPHRLTYYLTELAGCFHGFYNKNRVITEDPALTAARLYLLARTAQTLKNALALLGIAAPERM, encoded by the coding sequence ATGCGAAACAGAATTGCCGCCCTTGTCGAAACCGCCCTGCAGACCGCTGCCGCCGCAGAAGAACTTCTCTCGCCCACATTCCCCGCCGTTATCATCGGCACGCCGGACAACCCGGACCACGGGGACTTTTCCTGCAATATCGCCATGCAGATGGCCAAGGGCGAACGCAAAGCCCCCCGCCAGGTAGCCGAGGTCGTCCTCCGTCACCTGGGGGATGGCAACGGCCTCCTGGCCAAGACCGAGATCGCCGGCCCCGGCTTCATCAACCTCTTCGTCACCCCGGCTGCCTGGCAGTCCGCGCTTCTGGAGATCGAGGAGCAGGGCGCAGCCTTCGGCCGCACCGCCGCCGGCGGCGGAAACAAGGTGCAGATCGAATTCGTCAGCGCCAACCCCACCGGACCTTTGCACATCGGCCACGGCCGCGGCGCCGCCATCGGCGACACCCTCTGCCGCATCATGGGGGCCGCCGGCTGGGCGGTGACCCGCGAATTCTACTACAACGACGCCGGCCAGCAGATCGGCAACCTGGCGCTCTCCGTCCAGGCCCGCTGCCTCGGCATCGAGCCGGATGACCCCCGCTGGCCCACGGACGGCTACCAGGGGGACTACATCAAGGACGTGGCCAAGGCCTACCTGGACAAGGAGACCGTGGAGGCCAGCGACCAGCACACCAAGGCCGCCGGCGACCCCCACAACCTGGACGCCATCCGCACCTTTGCCGTGGCCTACCTGCGCCGGGAGCAGGACCTGGACCTGGCCGCCTTCGACGTGGCCTTCGACGTCTACTCCCTGGAGTCGGGCCTGTACGCCGACGGCAGCGTGGACGAGGTGGTGCAAAGGCTCATCGCCAACAAGCACGCCTACGAGCAGGACGGTGCGCTCTGGCTGCGCACCACCGACTTCGGCGACGACAAGGACCGGGTGATGCGCAAGAGCGACGGCGCCTACACCTACTTCATCCCGGACGTGGCCTACCACCTGGGCAAATGGAAACGTGGCTTCACCCGGGTCATCAACGAACAGGGCGCCGACCACCACAGCACCATCACCAGGGTACGGGCCGGCCTTCAGGCCCTGGACATGGGCATCCCCCAGGGATGGCCCGAGTACGTGCTGCACCAGATGGTCACCGTCATGCGCGGCGGCGAGGAGGTCAAGATCTCCAAAAGGGCCGGCAGCTACGTCACCCTGCGGGATCTGATCGACGAGGTGGGGCGCGACGCCACCCGCTTCTTCTTCCTGATGCGCAAGGTGGACGCCCAACTGGTGTTCGACATCGACCTGGCCAAGCAGCAGACCAACGAAAACCCGGTCTACTACGTCCAGTACGCCCACGCCCGCATCTGCAGCATCTTCGAGAACGCCGCCGAAAAGGGGTTTACCGCGCCCCGGAACCCGGCGCCGGAGGCGCTTGCGCTCCTCACTACCCCGGAGGAACTGCAGCTCATCAAACTTCTGTGCGCCCTGCCGGATACCGTCGACGATTGCGCCGTCCACTTCGAGCCGCACCGTCTCACCTACTACTTGACCGAACTGGCCGGCTGCTTCCACGGCTTTTACAACAAGAACCGGGTCATCACCGAAGACCCGGCCCTGACCGCCGCGCGCCTCTACCTGCTCGCACGCACCGCCCAGACCCTGAAGAACGCCCTCGCGCTCCTGGGTATTGCTGCGCCTGAACGGATGTAA
- a CDS encoding septum formation initiator family protein, producing MNLPFQKRIYLFPAGCLAFILFFTVFGDKGLLRIYEIRQDIVGVEERLNGTRLENEKLKREIAALKSDRRYLESIARKDFGFVRSNEVIYQFPQEKK from the coding sequence GTGAACCTGCCCTTCCAGAAAAGGATCTACCTCTTCCCGGCCGGATGCCTCGCATTCATCCTTTTCTTCACCGTCTTCGGCGACAAGGGGCTCCTGCGCATTTACGAGATCCGCCAGGACATCGTCGGCGTCGAGGAACGGCTGAACGGCACCAGGCTCGAAAACGAAAAACTGAAGCGGGAGATCGCCGCCCTCAAGTCCGACCGCCGCTACCTGGAAAGCATCGCCCGCAAGGATTTCGGGTTTGTGCGCTCGAACGAGGTGATCTACCAGTTTCCCCAGGAAAAGAAATAA
- a CDS encoding UDP-glucuronic acid decarboxylase family protein, producing MRILVTGGAGFLGSHLCERLLGEGHDVICLDNFFTGSKDNIIHLMDNHRFELVRHDIVEPILLEVDRIYNLACPASPVHYQYNAVKTLKTSVMGAINMLGMAKRVKARILQASTSEVYGDPQVHPQTEAYWGNVNPIGIRSCYDEGKRVAETLMMDYHRQNRVDIRIIRIFNTYGPRMAENDGRVVSNFILQALRNQDITVYGDGSQTRSFCYVSDLVDGMCRMMECDDFTGPVNLGNPVENTILEFAEKIITITGSRSKVIFKPLPQDDPKQRRPDISLAGERLGWKPRVELDAGLATTAEYFAARIGKGAVQR from the coding sequence ATGCGCATCCTGGTCACCGGCGGCGCAGGGTTCCTCGGCTCACACCTGTGCGAACGGCTCCTTGGCGAAGGGCACGACGTCATCTGCCTGGACAACTTCTTCACCGGTAGCAAGGACAACATCATCCACCTGATGGACAACCACCGCTTCGAACTGGTCCGCCACGACATCGTGGAGCCGATCCTTCTGGAGGTGGACCGCATCTACAACCTGGCCTGCCCCGCCTCGCCGGTGCACTACCAGTACAACGCGGTCAAAACCTTGAAGACCAGCGTCATGGGCGCCATCAACATGCTGGGGATGGCCAAGCGGGTCAAGGCCCGCATCCTCCAGGCGTCCACGTCCGAGGTCTACGGCGATCCCCAGGTGCACCCCCAGACCGAGGCCTACTGGGGCAACGTCAACCCCATCGGCATCCGCAGCTGCTACGACGAGGGGAAACGGGTGGCCGAGACCCTGATGATGGACTACCACCGCCAGAACAGGGTGGATATCCGCATCATCCGCATCTTCAATACCTACGGCCCCCGCATGGCCGAAAACGACGGCCGCGTGGTGTCCAACTTCATCCTCCAGGCGCTGCGCAACCAGGACATCACGGTCTACGGCGACGGCTCACAGACCCGTTCCTTCTGCTACGTCTCCGACCTGGTGGACGGCATGTGCCGCATGATGGAGTGCGACGACTTCACCGGACCGGTAAACCTGGGCAACCCGGTGGAAAACACAATCCTTGAGTTTGCCGAAAAAATCATTACAATTACAGGATCGAGATCGAAGGTGATCTTCAAGCCCCTTCCCCAGGACGATCCCAAGCAGCGCCGGCCGGACATCTCGCTGGCCGGGGAGCGGCTGGGGTGGAAACCCCGGGTGGAACTGGACGCGGGGTTGGCCACGACGGCCGAGTATTTTGCCGCGCGGATCGGCAAAGGAGCTGTTCAAAGATAA
- a CDS encoding UDP-glucose/GDP-mannose dehydrogenase family protein — protein sequence MKICIFGAGYVGLVAAACFAESGNSVIAVDVDKNKIDGLKEGIIPIYEPGLKEMVLRNQAEGRLSFTTEMAEAVQASLVCFIAVGTPPGEDGSADLKYVLGVARDIGRAMNGFKIIVDKSTVPVGTADKVREAVKGELASRGVAFEFDVVSNPEFLKEGAAIDDFMKPDRVVIGTDNVRTAEIMKELYDPYMRKQNRLIVMDIRSAEMTKYAANAMLATRISFMNQIANLCDCMGADVAAVREGIGSDSRIGYDFLFPGPGYGGSCFPKDVKALIKTAEECDYDFLLLKAVEDVNERQKEVLAHKLIKALGSPDEELPLTGRTVACWGLSFKPRTDDMREAPAITVIERLLAAGATVRAHDPEALKEAQKVFGDRIEYSTNQYAILENADALAVITDWSEYRNPDFDRIKDALKNPLVVDGRNLYKPDRMAAAGFSYIPLGRCGGGICGGVK from the coding sequence ATGAAAATATGTATCTTTGGGGCCGGTTATGTGGGTCTTGTGGCGGCGGCCTGCTTTGCCGAAAGCGGCAACAGCGTCATCGCCGTGGATGTTGACAAAAACAAAATTGACGGCCTCAAGGAAGGTATCATCCCGATCTACGAGCCGGGCCTGAAGGAGATGGTGCTGCGCAACCAGGCCGAAGGTCGCCTTTCCTTCACCACCGAGATGGCCGAGGCGGTGCAAGCCTCGCTGGTCTGCTTCATCGCCGTGGGCACCCCTCCCGGCGAGGACGGCTCGGCCGACCTGAAGTACGTCCTGGGCGTGGCCCGGGATATCGGCCGCGCCATGAACGGCTTCAAGATTATCGTGGACAAGTCCACCGTCCCGGTCGGCACCGCCGACAAGGTCCGGGAGGCCGTCAAGGGAGAGCTGGCCTCCCGCGGCGTGGCCTTCGAGTTCGACGTGGTCTCCAACCCCGAGTTCCTCAAGGAGGGGGCGGCCATCGACGACTTCATGAAACCGGACCGGGTGGTGATCGGCACCGACAACGTGCGTACCGCCGAGATCATGAAGGAGCTGTACGACCCCTACATGCGCAAGCAGAACCGCCTGATCGTCATGGACATCCGCAGCGCCGAGATGACCAAGTACGCCGCCAACGCCATGCTGGCCACCCGCATCTCCTTCATGAACCAGATCGCCAACCTGTGCGACTGCATGGGCGCCGACGTGGCCGCCGTGCGCGAGGGAATCGGCTCCGATTCGCGCATCGGCTACGACTTCCTCTTTCCCGGTCCCGGCTACGGCGGCTCCTGCTTTCCCAAGGACGTCAAGGCCCTGATCAAGACCGCCGAGGAGTGCGACTACGACTTCCTGCTGCTCAAAGCGGTGGAGGACGTGAACGAGCGCCAGAAGGAGGTCCTGGCCCACAAGCTCATCAAGGCGCTCGGCTCGCCGGACGAAGAGCTGCCGCTCACCGGGCGCACCGTGGCCTGCTGGGGCCTCTCCTTCAAGCCGCGCACCGACGACATGCGGGAAGCCCCCGCCATCACCGTCATCGAGCGCCTGCTGGCAGCCGGCGCCACGGTGCGCGCCCACGACCCGGAAGCGCTCAAGGAGGCCCAGAAGGTCTTCGGAGACCGGATCGAATACAGCACCAATCAGTACGCGATCCTGGAAAACGCCGACGCCCTGGCCGTCATCACCGACTGGAGCGAATACCGCAACCCGGATTTCGACCGCATCAAGGACGCCCTGAAGAACCCCCTTGTGGTGGACGGCCGCAACCTCTACAAACCGGACCGCATGGCGGCCGCCGGATTCAGCTACATCCCCCTGGGCCGTTGCGGCGGTGGCATCTGCGGCGGGGTGAAATAA
- the rsmI gene encoding 16S rRNA (cytidine(1402)-2'-O)-methyltransferase, whose protein sequence is MAGTLYILATPIGNLEDMTYRAVRILGEVDLIAAEDTRHSLKLLNHFGISKPLTSYFDHNQQFKGERILQALREERSVALISDAGTPCISDPGFNLVRAAVAEGIQVVPIPGSCAAITALSASGLPSDTFTFAGFPPNRQGKRRAFLSAMASRPGTLLFYEAPHRLEETLRDMREVLGERQVVVARELTKIYEEFIRGTVSEVLATVGRAKVRGEVVILVAPGETVPEETEPLPELLHRLLREEGMTVKDAARKAAEMTGVSKNAAYSEALRVQNDANNA, encoded by the coding sequence ATGGCGGGCACCCTCTACATCCTGGCCACCCCCATCGGCAACCTGGAGGACATGACCTACCGGGCCGTGCGCATCCTGGGGGAGGTGGACCTGATCGCCGCCGAGGACACCCGCCACTCCCTCAAGCTGCTCAACCATTTCGGCATCTCCAAGCCGCTCACCTCCTATTTCGACCACAACCAGCAGTTCAAGGGGGAACGGATTCTCCAGGCGCTGCGGGAGGAACGATCCGTGGCCCTGATCTCCGACGCCGGCACCCCCTGCATCTCCGATCCCGGCTTCAATCTGGTTCGGGCCGCCGTGGCCGAAGGCATCCAGGTCGTCCCCATCCCCGGCTCCTGCGCCGCCATCACCGCCCTCTCCGCCTCGGGGCTCCCCAGCGACACCTTCACCTTTGCCGGTTTCCCGCCGAACCGCCAGGGGAAGCGCCGGGCGTTCCTGAGCGCCATGGCCTCCCGGCCGGGAACCCTGCTCTTCTACGAGGCGCCTCACCGCCTGGAGGAGACCCTGCGGGATATGCGGGAGGTGCTGGGAGAACGGCAGGTTGTGGTGGCCCGGGAGCTGACCAAGATCTACGAGGAGTTCATCCGGGGCACGGTGAGCGAGGTGCTGGCAACGGTCGGCCGGGCCAAGGTCCGGGGCGAGGTGGTCATCCTGGTGGCGCCGGGCGAAACAGTGCCGGAGGAGACCGAGCCGCTGCCCGAACTGCTGCACCGCCTGCTGCGCGAGGAGGGGATGACGGTCAAGGACGCCGCCCGGAAAGCCGCCGAAATGACCGGCGTTTCCAAAAATGCGGCCTATTCCGAGGCGCTGCGGGTTCAAAACGACGCGAACAACGCGTGA
- a CDS encoding N-acetylmuramoyl-L-alanine amidase, which yields MTRFLHIVASLLVLSLLLPYPALAVRKNAADQTAPSRRLAVLSEVKHWSNPDYTRISLEFDRDITWQAHELGKGNPGKPGRVYIDINRARLGPEAKDIAIGDGLLKGVRLGQHKQDVVRVVLDTENIRDYKIFPLSEPARLIIDVRGERRVEISRLENSITAKQEPAPELKPKPELPVVEKKARPHKKPLIAKIRRIVVDPGHGGHDSGAVGPNGVKEKDVVLAIGLKLRDLLKEELGLDVVMTRATDVFIPLEERTAIANKVNADLFVSVHANAALNRGAAGIETYYLNLAKTEKAAQLAAKENGTTLEKVSVLQAVLFDLMANYKLNDSAHLADEVQKSLHGRIKSRHADVRNLGVKQGPFYVLVGATMPSILVETAFVSNPQEESRLTDPAYQEQTAEGIMEGVRGYITSLK from the coding sequence ATGACCCGATTTCTTCACATAGTTGCCAGCCTGCTCGTCCTCTCGCTCCTCCTCCCCTATCCCGCCCTGGCGGTCCGGAAAAACGCCGCCGACCAGACCGCCCCTTCCCGGCGCCTGGCCGTGCTGAGCGAGGTAAAGCACTGGTCCAACCCGGATTACACCCGCATCTCCCTGGAGTTCGACCGGGACATCACCTGGCAGGCCCATGAACTGGGCAAGGGGAATCCCGGCAAACCGGGCCGGGTCTACATCGACATCAACCGGGCCAGACTGGGCCCGGAGGCAAAGGACATCGCCATCGGCGACGGTCTCCTGAAGGGGGTCCGCCTGGGCCAGCACAAGCAGGATGTGGTGCGGGTGGTGCTGGATACGGAAAACATCAGGGATTACAAGATATTCCCGCTCTCCGAGCCTGCACGGCTCATCATCGACGTGCGCGGGGAACGGCGCGTCGAGATCTCCCGCCTGGAGAACAGCATCACCGCCAAGCAGGAGCCTGCTCCGGAGCTGAAGCCGAAACCCGAGCTGCCGGTAGTGGAAAAGAAGGCCAGACCCCATAAAAAACCTCTTATCGCCAAGATTCGCCGGATCGTCGTGGACCCGGGCCACGGGGGGCATGATTCCGGGGCGGTCGGACCCAACGGGGTGAAGGAGAAAGACGTGGTCCTGGCCATCGGCCTGAAACTGCGCGACCTGCTGAAGGAGGAGTTGGGGCTGGATGTGGTCATGACCCGCGCCACCGATGTCTTCATCCCCCTGGAGGAGCGCACCGCCATCGCCAACAAGGTAAACGCCGACCTGTTCGTGTCGGTGCACGCCAATGCCGCCTTGAACCGCGGGGCTGCGGGCATCGAGACCTACTACCTCAACCTGGCCAAGACCGAAAAGGCCGCCCAACTGGCCGCCAAGGAGAACGGCACCACCCTGGAGAAGGTCAGCGTCCTCCAGGCGGTCCTCTTCGACCTGATGGCCAACTACAAGCTCAACGACTCGGCCCACCTGGCGGACGAGGTGCAGAAATCCCTGCACGGCAGGATCAAAAGCCGCCACGCCGACGTGAGGAACCTGGGGGTCAAGCAAGGCCCCTTCTACGTCCTGGTGGGGGCCACCATGCCGAGCATCCTTGTGGAGACCGCCTTTGTCAGCAACCCCCAGGAGGAGTCCCGCCTCACGGACCCCGCCTACCAGGAACAGACCGCGGAAGGGATCATGGAGGGCGTCCGCGGCTATATCACCAGCCTGAAATAG